From a single Acidimicrobiales bacterium genomic region:
- a CDS encoding ABC transporter permease, with the protein MAQATLPVQRRRSVPSLRIPGLQKASAAYLLALIIVLFGIWIPDTFLTDTTFKVVAADQVVIGILGLALLIPLTAGVFDLSVGAMLAFSLVVVSWLEANTGLNGVLSCVVAILACGAVGFLSGLVVVRFRVDSFIATLGMSQILSAASLYISENKQIVGVLSPRFLEFGRRDLLGVPIVVYYLVILALAIWYVLECTPLGRHLFATGSNPEAARLSGVRTDRMVWGSLVASAMVAGVAGVVYGAKIGSFSNTFGPPLLFPAFAAVFFGATQFKSRPNVWGTILAVYTLAFGVKGLQLAFTSGVYWITPLFNGIALVVAVALASRQVAAVRRRRTLEGAPPAPGSDAAPNDGRTRGTSPQGADEPGTVLRT; encoded by the coding sequence ATGGCCCAGGCAACCCTCCCCGTCCAGCGGCGCCGGTCCGTGCCGTCGCTGCGGATCCCCGGCCTCCAGAAGGCCAGCGCCGCCTACCTGCTCGCGCTGATCATCGTCCTGTTCGGCATCTGGATCCCGGACACGTTCCTCACCGACACCACGTTCAAGGTCGTCGCCGCCGACCAGGTGGTGATCGGCATCCTCGGCCTCGCCCTGCTGATCCCGCTCACGGCCGGCGTCTTCGACCTGTCGGTCGGCGCCATGCTGGCGTTCTCGCTCGTCGTCGTCAGCTGGCTCGAGGCCAACACCGGGCTGAACGGCGTGCTCTCGTGCGTGGTCGCCATCCTCGCCTGCGGTGCCGTCGGGTTCCTCTCCGGGCTCGTCGTCGTGCGCTTCCGGGTGGACTCGTTCATCGCCACCCTCGGCATGAGCCAGATCCTGTCGGCGGCGTCGCTGTACATCTCGGAGAACAAGCAGATCGTCGGCGTGCTGTCGCCCCGGTTCCTCGAGTTCGGCCGGCGGGACCTGCTCGGCGTGCCGATCGTCGTCTACTACCTCGTGATCCTGGCCCTCGCCATCTGGTACGTGCTCGAGTGCACGCCGCTCGGCCGGCACCTGTTCGCGACGGGGTCCAACCCCGAGGCCGCCCGCCTGTCCGGCGTCCGCACCGACCGCATGGTGTGGGGCTCGCTCGTCGCCTCGGCCATGGTCGCCGGCGTCGCCGGGGTGGTCTACGGCGCCAAGATCGGCTCCTTCTCGAACACGTTCGGCCCGCCGCTGCTGTTCCCGGCCTTCGCCGCCGTGTTCTTCGGGGCCACCCAGTTCAAGTCCCGCCCGAACGTGTGGGGCACGATCCTCGCCGTCTACACCCTGGCCTTCGGGGTCAAGGGCCTCCAGCTGGCCTTCACCAGCGGCGTCTACTGGATCACGCCGCTGTTCAACGGCATCGCCCTCGTCGTGGCGGTGGCCCTGGCCAGCCGGCAGGTGGCGGCGGTGCGGCGGCGGCGGACCCTGGAGGGCGCACCTCCCGCACCCGGGTCGGACGCCGCGCCCAACGACGGCCGCACGCGCGGCACGTCGCCCCAGGGGGCGGACGAGCCCGGGACCGTCCTCCGCACCTGA
- a CDS encoding WS/DGAT domain-containing protein encodes RTLAELSGNPAARQTARAIVPGLRRLRLLPPSSRPPQPALPSRPAPRTPFNRSISPHRRFAFRSLSFEDARTIKSAFGVTVNDVVMALCAGALRRYLVDHDALPADPLIAMVPVSVREAGDTEYTNRVTGVVCSLHTDRADPVDRLRRIHESMAAAKELQQAVPATILSDAAHILPPALAAQAARLVSSTRIADRMNPPVNLTISNVPGPRRPLYLSGAEMRHFYPVSTIVEGQGLNMTVQSYLGNLDFGFLACRELMPDVWDLADHIADSMDELLAAAKEA; translated from the coding sequence GCGCACCCTGGCCGAGCTGTCGGGGAACCCGGCGGCCCGCCAGACGGCCAGGGCGATCGTCCCCGGCCTCCGCCGCCTCCGGCTCCTGCCGCCGAGCAGCCGGCCGCCCCAGCCCGCCCTCCCGAGCCGGCCGGCGCCCCGGACGCCGTTCAACCGGTCCATCTCGCCCCACCGCCGCTTCGCCTTCCGGTCGCTGTCCTTCGAGGACGCCCGCACGATCAAGTCGGCGTTCGGGGTCACGGTCAACGACGTGGTGATGGCGCTGTGCGCCGGCGCCCTCCGGCGCTACCTCGTCGACCACGACGCGCTGCCGGCCGACCCGCTGATCGCCATGGTGCCGGTGTCGGTGCGGGAGGCGGGCGACACCGAGTACACGAACCGGGTCACCGGCGTCGTGTGCTCGCTGCACACCGACCGGGCCGACCCCGTCGACCGCCTCCGCCGGATCCACGAGTCGATGGCGGCGGCCAAGGAGCTCCAGCAGGCCGTGCCGGCCACGATCCTGAGCGACGCCGCCCACATCCTGCCGCCGGCCCTCGCCGCGCAGGCGGCCCGGCTGGTGTCGTCGACCCGCATCGCCGACCGCATGAACCCGCCGGTCAACCTCACCATCTCGAACGTCCCCGGCCCCCGCCGGCCCCTGTACCTGTCGGGCGCCGAGATGCGGCACTTCTACCCGGTGTCGACCATCGTCGAGGGCCAGGGCCTGAACATGACCGTCCAGAGCTACCTCGGGAACCTCGACTTCGGCTTCCTGGCCTGCCGCGAGCTGATGCCCGACGTGTGGGACCTGGCCGACCACATCGCCGACTCGATGGACGAGCTCCTCGCCGCCGCCAAGGAGGCATGA
- a CDS encoding sugar ABC transporter ATP-binding protein, producing MSKTFGAFRALTDVDMEIAAGEIHALVGPNGSGKSTFVKILAGYHDPDAGAEAEIAGKPFKLGSAPAARAAGLRFVHQNLGLVEGMTVSDNFRLEGGGGRRLLPLNRRGERGHAERALQALGYDISPTAMVSTLAESERTAVAVARALDHSDAVPLLVLDEPTASLPGPEVDRLFAALRRLAAQGTSILFISHHLDEVLGLAERVTVLRDGRRVATVRSGEMSHDSLVELMLGRQLMSTTALHERLEKEDHQSPRLVMRGLFGCSLAGVDLEVRPGEVLGVAGLTGSGREELAGLLTGRLPRGGEVLLDGKRVPPGDPKAAIECGICYVPADRAAQALLPKAVVRENLTLVDLTPFWSTGVLHRRAERRDAATWVSKLDVRPAQTEKIVTELSGGNQQKVVMARWLRMQPAVLVLDEPTQGVDVGSKADIHRLVEEAAAAGAAVVVCSTDADELARLATEVVVLRRGRVAVRLAGSEITTEHIEQEQLLPEVAPAGAAPH from the coding sequence GTGTCCAAGACGTTCGGCGCGTTCCGGGCGCTGACCGACGTCGACATGGAGATCGCCGCCGGCGAGATCCACGCCCTCGTCGGGCCGAACGGGTCGGGCAAGTCGACGTTCGTCAAGATCCTCGCCGGCTACCACGACCCCGACGCCGGCGCCGAGGCGGAGATCGCCGGGAAGCCGTTCAAGCTCGGGTCGGCGCCCGCCGCCCGGGCCGCCGGCCTCCGCTTCGTGCACCAGAACCTCGGCCTCGTCGAGGGCATGACCGTCTCGGACAACTTCCGGCTGGAGGGCGGCGGCGGCCGCCGGCTCCTCCCCCTCAACCGGCGCGGGGAGCGGGGCCACGCCGAGCGGGCGCTGCAGGCCCTCGGCTACGACATCTCGCCGACGGCCATGGTCAGCACCCTGGCCGAGTCCGAGCGCACCGCCGTCGCCGTCGCCAGGGCCCTCGACCACAGCGACGCCGTCCCCCTGCTCGTCCTCGACGAGCCGACGGCCTCCCTGCCCGGCCCCGAGGTCGACCGGCTCTTCGCCGCCCTCCGCCGCCTGGCCGCGCAGGGCACGAGCATCCTGTTCATCTCCCACCACCTCGACGAGGTGCTGGGCCTGGCCGAGCGGGTGACCGTCCTCCGGGACGGCAGGCGGGTGGCGACCGTCCGGTCCGGCGAGATGTCCCACGACTCGCTCGTCGAGCTCATGCTCGGCCGCCAGCTGATGTCGACGACCGCGCTGCACGAGCGGCTGGAGAAGGAGGACCACCAGTCGCCGCGGCTCGTCATGCGCGGCCTGTTCGGCTGCTCGCTCGCCGGCGTCGACCTCGAGGTGCGCCCGGGCGAGGTGCTCGGGGTGGCCGGCCTCACCGGGTCGGGCCGGGAGGAGCTGGCCGGCCTGCTCACCGGCCGCCTGCCCCGGGGCGGCGAGGTCCTGCTCGACGGCAAGCGGGTGCCCCCCGGCGACCCGAAGGCGGCCATCGAGTGCGGGATCTGCTACGTCCCGGCCGACCGGGCCGCGCAGGCCCTGCTGCCCAAGGCCGTCGTCCGCGAGAACCTCACCCTCGTCGACCTCACGCCGTTCTGGTCGACGGGCGTGCTGCACCGCCGGGCCGAGCGCAGGGACGCGGCGACGTGGGTGTCCAAGCTCGACGTCCGCCCGGCCCAGACCGAGAAGATCGTCACCGAGCTGTCCGGCGGCAACCAGCAGAAGGTCGTCATGGCCCGCTGGCTGCGGATGCAGCCGGCCGTGCTGGTCCTCGACGAGCCGACCCAGGGCGTCGACGTCGGGTCCAAGGCCGACATCCACCGCCTGGTCGAGGAGGCCGCCGCGGCCGGCGCGGCCGTCGTCGTCTGCTCGACCGACGCCGACGAGCTCGCCCGGCTGGCCACCGAGGTGGTCGTGCTGCGGCGGGGCCGGGTCGCCGTCCGGCTGGCCGGCTCGGAGATCACCACCGAGCACATCGAGCAGGAGCAGCTCCTCCCCGAGGTGGCGCCCGCCGGCGCCGCGCCGCACTGA